The genomic window TGCCATAAAAAATATCATCAGGGAAACCGAAGCCCGGTCTCATGCGAAGTTTGATCTGAAAATCCTCTCAAACCAGGTGCCTACGGCCGTCCCGGCAGACAATCCTCTGGTGGAGCTGATTTCGAAGCATGCCGTATCCGTCCTGGGAACCAGGCCGCAGCCCAGGGGCATGTCCGGCGCAACGGTAACAAAGCAGCTCATTCAAAAGGGTATCGTGGCCGTTGGCTTTGGCCCGGGTGACGAGACGGAGGCGCATGCAACAAACGAATCCATCAGGATACAGGAACTGGTTGATTTTGCGCAAATCATGACCCTTATCGCCCTTGACATGTTGTCGTAACCAGTTCATCGTCATGACCCTATTCATGCAGATTTCCCCAGTGCAGCATACCCGCAAAGGAAAAGGTCTTTTGTAGGGGCGTATTGCATACGCCCTCCTGGGGTAAATAAAGCGCATTTTAGACAGTAAAAACCAGGGTTTCGGAAGACAGCCTTACTGCCGAAGATGTGGTAAATAATAAAAGAACAAAAATTATAGGGTATTAAATTCCTCAACGGTAAGTCCGGCTTCTCTGATTATTGCGCGCAAGGTGCCTTTTGGGATATCTTTTCCAGGATGATTGGGAATGACAGTTCTTCTGTGAGTGGTTGGATTATACCATATTTCATGGCTTCCTTTTGCATGACGATCAAATGCAAAACCTGCTTTGCGCAATTTTTTGACAACCTCAATCGGTTTCAAAGAGAGGAGGTTGGTCATACCTCTAAGGGGACGGGAATTTTTATTTCGAATTTCCCTTTGTGTGTCAATTTTGCTGAAAGTTCTTTGGGAAGAGGGTCATGGTGTTCAATGCAAGACTCAACGATTTTTCTGGCTACATCCCGGGCTATTTCCAGTGTTTCTGCAATTGTGCGACCCTGAGCGATAAGTCCCTGAATTGCATGGCTTGTAGCCAGGTAACCGCCTTCTTCGAGAGGTTCGATTGTTATGGGTATTAAGTATTCTGACATTTTATGACCCTGCGAGAAAAGAGTATCAAATGGATAACGCTATGTCAAGAATATACTGAGGTGGTTTAATCTGTTTTGAAACATTGCATATTTTTACTTGATGCATATACTCGGGGAGTGTAACTATTCAGCGTAATATCGCCCCCTATCGTTACGAGCTGGCAAAATCAGGCAATTTGCCGCGAAATACCATCCGTAATGCCTGACTTAAATTTACCCCTTGTTTTCGACAAGTCGAGAGATAACTACGGATGAGGCAGAAGATCTTCGCTCCGTCCAGAGAACGAAAACAGCCCGATATCTTCTGCTGAACCTTCGTCATCCTGATATCGTTTTCGGCCAGGTTATTCGTGAAGGGGACGTTTTTATTGTCCATAAATCTGAGCACATCACCCTCATACTCCCGTAATCGTTCCAGGAGATTCCGTGCTTTTGTCCTTTTTACCCGCCCTCTTTTCCCCTTGCGGTTCGTTTCATCAGGGGGCGGGCTTTCAGCTTCTGCGTTTTGTAATATCCCCCGGTACCTTTGCCGGTATTTCTCAGACTCGCCGTTTTCCAACAAACCCCCCGCATCCTTTACCGCACGGTTTATCTCTTCGAGCAGGGCTTTCATCTCTTTCGCCCACGGTTGCTTCTTATCCTCTTCCCACACCCCCTCCAATTCCCTCAGGTGGTGTGCATTACAGAGCGCATGTGTACAGCGGGTGTAGGTGTAATACGCCTTCAAATGGTCGTGACAAAGAATCCCCCGAAACTGGGGCAGTATCCCGATACTATCCATCGCTTCCGTCCCACGTCTTTCGTGAGGGAAAAAGTGTGTCCACAAACTATTGGATGCACTATGCAGCCAATACCTGTCTCCGTTCTTGTTGATGCTCGTTTCATCTGCCTGCAATACCTCTGATTTGACAAGTTCTTCCTTGGTTTTCCCCTCGAAGGCTTCCAGAGATTCGTAGGCATCCTTGTTAAAGTTGTAAAGAGAGCCTTCGCTCAGCGGTATCCCCATCTGCTCCTCAAAATACTCCTGGATCCTCTTATAGGGTATCAATTGATACTGTGACATATATACTGCGTGCGCTTTCAAATCCGGCCCATACTGCACTGCCTTTGTCACCCCTTCCGGAAATGACGCTACAAACCTACTTCCCTCCGCATCCTCAACTATCTCTGCCCGATACTCCGTTACCACCCTTGAAATCTTCATATCAAACACCTGACGCGACTCATAACCGATCAACCTGTATTTGCCGCTCGGATACTTCCTCCGGTCTACTTTTATTACTTCCACCTTATCAGGATTGGCTACCTTTTTCAGCGTTACTCCATCATGACCCTCTTGCCCACCTGCCTTCCTCTCTCCTTTCGCCCTGCTCTTTCTCGTGCGATTCGGATCGCTTGCGGGCGGCTTACTACTGTTGCGACTGTTCCGGTTCAGACGTCCTACCAGCAGCGTTATCACTAACACCAACAACTCTATCATTGACCTTATGGCAGGTGACAGACCTTTTTCCTCTGAAAGCAGCTTTTCTACTTTCCGCAGCGTTGCATCTATATCTATATTCTCTATCGTCAATGGATGGCACCGGTATTAATAGCCTGAAATCATCTCCTGCGGCTATTATACCACAGGCTTTTTCACCCATTTTTTTCACCCTCTACCGCCCTACAAAACTCTGTAATTCTCTGGCCGAACATACCCCACACCTCTCTTTGCAAAAACCTCCGATGGGCTACAGTGGCATCCTCCACAGCCATTTATTCTACCAACCAATTCTACTGCCCCCTTTTCTCATGTTGACTGTCAACTAAATTCTAAAATATTTTCGCTGAATAGTTACCGGGGAGTTCACAAAATGTGATTTTTGAAACACTTTAACCATTTATGTGAACAAAAGTTATATGAAACGTTAGAAATCATTGTTTATGAACCCTTAGAGTATACATATGAATTTGAGAGAATTCCAGCTGATTTAACGACAACTAAAGAAAGACAGGACGATAAAGGCAAATCCTGAGTGATCAGGGGGCGCAAAGGAAAGGGTCTTTTGTAGGGGCGTATTGCATACGCCCTCATTGCAGGAAGATAGCCTTACTGCGGAAAATGTTTATGTCTTCCAGTTGTCCGGGAGCAGGCTACTAATGCGAGAAAAATGGTTGATGTTATTGGTAACCAGAACGAGATTGTTAGTGATTGCAATGGAAGCAACTATAATATCGGCGTCGGAAATTATAGTTCCCTGTCCTCTGAGTGTTGCGTATAAGTCAGCGGCCGTTAAGATGACAGCATCAGTAATAGGCAGGACAATATTGGCTTTGCAAAATAAGAGAAAGGCGTCAATTTGTTTTTGTGCCTTTTTTGCCTTGAGCCCTTTGAGGATTTCATATTGTGTGATATGTGAAATAGTACAACGACTGTGCTCACGAAGGTATTCTGACGCCCGCGCCTTGACAGAACTATTCCCCTTAAAGAGTTCTGATAGTATATCAGTATCAAGAAGGGACGGCGGATACACGTTCAGTCACCGTTTCTTGAAAAACGGCTTCTGTCAGTCGCTACTTTTTCTATATCTTCAATTTCTTGAGCAGAAAAGCCATCATACACCATTGAGACAAGAAAAAGAGTATCGAAAATTTCTTCAGGTTCATTTGTAACAATTATGGTAACTTTTTTGTGTTCCTCAAGATCCATTTTTTCCAATGGTTTAAAGACACCGTTTTCAAATATTGCTTCAACTGATTTTACCATAGCCTGCTCTTTATAAGAGGTTTGATTGTTATTGGTATTAAAGTATTACTCCATAAAAACTTCTTTTCCCTGTAAGGTTTTCTTTGTGATCTTTGTGTAAAACTTTGCGTTCTTTGTGATTGAACTTTTTTGGTTGCGGCTATACTGCGGTATGTATTCTGACATTTTACAGCCTCAATAAAGCGAAATTATCAAAAGAACGATACAATGTCAATAACATCTTTTTCCTTTGACAAATAAATTTGATTTTATAGATTGTTGCATTAATTAAGTTAATAATTAGTTTCATTGCTAGATAAAATGTTGTAAAATAGGAGCATGAAAGATGACGGAAGGAAGCTGTCAAGGGAGGTATTGGAGTCTTATCGAATCCGGGCGATCACGCTCAGGGATAAGATGCATTATTCCGTTAAAGAAATAGGCGAGATATTTGGCATTAAGTATGAAAGTGTCTCAAGGTGGTTCTCTCAATACCGTCGTGGTGGTATAGAGGCGCTTAAGGAACGCAAAGCAAAGGGCAAGGCGCGAATTGTAAATGCGGATGATTTAAGATGGTTGCAAAGTGTTTTGCAGAATGTCGCGACAAAATATGGTTTTTCGACTCCGCTGTGGACCGGAACATATGTTAGAATTCTTTTCCGGCGAGAAGGAAAAGTGAATTTGGATCGCAGCACAATATGGCGATATCTGGTTCGGTTGGGTTTGAGTTTTCAAAAGCCGGAAAAACGTTATTCACAGCAAGACATGGATTTGGTAAAGACATGGATTAGCAAGGAGTGGCCTGAAATTCAGAAGTGGGCTCAGAAAAACCGGGCTATTATCTATTTTGAGGATGAGTCGGGCGTTTCCCTTGCGCCTGTTATTGGAAAAACATGGGCTCCGATAGGAGAAACCCCCGTTGTGCGTGTGACCGGGAAACGGGGCGGCGTTTTGGCCATGTCGGCGATTTCGCCATCTGGCAGGATGTGTTTCCGTCTGGAGAAACGAAAAGTTAACGCCCAGGTTCTTATGGAATTTCTGAATCAAATTAGCGTGCAACATCCGCGGCGTAAGGTGGCGGTGATCATGGACCAAGCGCCTTGCCATGTTGCCAAAAGAATTAAAGCATTGAATGAGGGGTCATCGAAGCTACGCGTATTCCATCTGCCGCCGTATTCACCGGATCTGAATCCGGATGAAAAAGTTTGGCGGCATATGAAGCATGTCACGCTAAAGAATCACCAGGCACAGAACAAAAAACAACTTGGACGTTTAGTCATTGGAGCGCTTAGAAAAATACAGAAGAACCCTGAATTGACCAAGAAATTCTTTGAGAATTATTTAACATAATCAATGCAACGAACTATATTATCCAGGCATCACGATAAGGGCAAACCCTGAGTGATCAGGGGACGCAAAGGAAAGGGTCTTTCAGCGCACAGGGAAGTGTGAGGGGATCAGAAAAGTCCTTTGGAATAATTTAGGGAAGTAGTTGAGAAAGATAGCCTTACTGCCGGAGATGTTTTGAAAAATATCTTTACAGTAAGGCTTTTTTGCTTTTATAAGAAGGGGGGGGTATGGGTATTTTGAAAAGATATGTATCGTTGAGTATTGTATGGTGCATGTTAGCGATTATCGTTTTTTCTGGTGTACTTACCTTACCTATTCCTGGTGCTGTCTATGCCTATGCGGAACATAGCGGTACCATATCAACCAATCAGACATGGCATGCCAGTGATAATCCCCATGTCGTTACTGGCAACGTACTGGTAGAAGGGGCGGGGCTTGTAACACTAACGATAGAGCCTGGGTGCATGGTGAAGTTTAATCCGGCAACAGGGCTCTCTGTTGGTAGATACGGTACCAATACAGGTGCTTTGAATGCGCAAGGGACGGAGGGCAATCCGATCATTTTTACCTCGAACGCAGCCTCCCCGACACTAGTGTACAGACATATTAATAACGAAACATATAAATGCTGTTTTGCGACGCGATATAGCTAAAATTGTCCACAATATATAATTTGTAATTAACACTACAGCGACAATTTTATCTTACGCCATCCCCTCAAGTATGCTAAGCTATCACCCATAAAGTGTAGGAGAACTTTATGGGTAAGTCAACAGAAGACAGCAAGCTTATAATTCGAGGCAGAAAAATAAGCAATGCGGATATAGGCGAGGTACGTACCCTCATAGAGCTCAATGGCAAACAAGGCCGTACTCATATATCCAGACGATTGGCAGAACAATGGCAATGGAAACAAGCCAACGGCAGGCTAAAAGAGCGGGCATGTCGCAGTATATTACAAGAGTTGTCCCGGAGAGGTCTGATACAATTGCCCGTGGTGAAAAGTTCAGTCCCCCGAAAAGAAGCACGTTCGTTAGAGCGGGTAGAGCTGGATACCACTGCAATCAGGGGGAGTATAGGAGAGCTGTTGCCGTTAAGGATAGAAGCCGTAAAGGGTCATGAAAGTGCCCGCATGTGGAGGCACGTAATGAGAAGGTATCATTATTTAGGTTATCAGGTATTGGTTGGTCGGAACACAAGACACCTGGTCTATAGCCGGGAACGATTAGTCGCAGCGCTTGGGTGGCAATCGGCAGTAGATCATTTATTCTGTAGAGATTTCATGATCGGTTGGGATAGTCAAGAACGCAGAAGATATTTAGACACGGTGTCGAACAATAGTCGTTTTCTGATCATGCCGTGGGTCGAGGTAAAGCATGTAGCATCGCAGGTATTATCCCAGAGCATCAGGCAATTGCAAAGCGATTGGGCAGAAAAGTACGATAGCCGATTATGGTTTTTGGAGACATTTGTTGATCCGTCGAGATTTCGAGGCACGTGCTATCGGGCTGCCAATTGGATAAAGATTGGCAATACTAAGGGATATCGCAAGGAGTATAAAGGATTTCGCTATCATGGAGAGAGCAAGGAGGTGTATTTCTATGTATTAGAGCCAAGGGCCAGACAAGAGATAAAACAAGACAAGAGAGAACCATTACTTACCCGAGAGTATCTCCTTTCAAACCGTCCAGAACCGTTAGAACGAGAAAGGAGAAATGCTGTGATAGTTCGCGCCCCAGAATGGAGTCCGGAGGTAGAGCCTGGCTTTGAATTAAGTCAAAGCGATGTAGGGAAGCTTGCCGAAGAGCTGGAAGTGTATCATAGATTGTTTGAAGAGGGATTTAAACGAGTAGAGCAGAAAGATTTGAGTATGTGCTATTTGCAGGGATTATTAAGCACTCTGGATCGTAAATCGATGGAGCCCATAGCGCTGAAGCTTCGAGGCAAAGAAAAGGTGAGGAATTTGCAACGCTTTATGGGGGAGTATAAGTGGGATGAAGAGTTCGTAGCATCGCGCCATAAAGAGGAGGTATCAAGGCTGCTGAGTGATCCGGATGGAGTAGTAAGTGTGGATAGTAGTGAAGTGGTCAAGAAAGGGAAGGACTCCGTGGCGGTGGCCCGGCAATATTGTGGTCGTCTTGGCAAAATAGAGAACTGTCAGTCTGGAGTATATGTGGCATATACAAGCACAAAGGGGTATGCATTGCTAGATCGAAGGTTGTTTGTCCCGGAAAAATGGTTTGGTCAAGAATATAAGGAAAGAAGAAAAAAATGCAAGATGCCGCAAGATTTAGTTTTCAAGAAGAAGCCGGAGTTGGCACATGAGATGATCCAAGAGGTGTGTAAGAGTGGCTTGTTTCCATTCCGTTGGGTTACGTGCGATACCATATTTGGCAATAGTCCTGAATTTTTGCAAAATCTTCCGGAACACGTTTTCTATCTTGCAGAGATTGCAAAGAATCGAAAAGTCTGGATGAAATCCGAAGAGTCAAGAGATCGCAAGAAGAGACCTTCGGTGAGTGTTTCAGACATAGGGAAAGATGAAAATTTAGCATGGAAGTTAACAAAACTTGCCGAAGGGGCAAAAGGTCCTATTGTGGGATTTACCAGTCGGGTAAGGGTGTATGCAGATGATCCGGGCAAAGCAGAAAACGAAAGATGGTTGTTTCTCAGAAAAGAGCCAACAACGGAAGAGATAACCTATTACTTCAGCAACGCATCACTTGATACGTCTCTTGAAGAAATGACTCGTGTTTGCACCTTGCGCTGGCCGATCGAACAATCATTTCAGGAAGGTAAAAGTGAATTAGGCATGGCAGATTATGAACATCGTTCCTGGACAGCCTGGCATAGGCATATGACCTTTGTTTTTTTGGCGCAATTATTTTTACTTCGCATACAAGACGTATTTAAAAAAAACGACAGCTTTAACATTACCACAAGCACGGATGTTGCTGGAGGCCGTCTTGCCAGTTATCCCATTCGATAAAAAATACGTAATTGAAATTATTAAGTACCATCAGAAGAGAAACTATGTTTCTTATCGTTCACATAGAAAAGCAAAAATAAAAGAATACCAGAAATTGCAACAACTGCAGAAAATAAAAGTGTCGCTGTAGTGTTATTAACTTAATTAATGCAACAATCTATATTAATAATGTAGAAAACCACGTCCTGTGGGCGTGGTCAGAGAACAACGGCTATGCCAGTAATCCCCTTCGATAAGTATGACGGAACTGGTTTTCGCCATGCCGGTATTTTCCCAAAGAGATGTTCAATTTTGAGTATAAAACGTTGAAAATACAAATAGGCTTACCGCTCATATCTCAAAGAAGCATTTTGGTTGCATGAAAACGAATCGCAGTTAGTTCTACACACTACGGGAATTACTTAGTGTCTGAACGAAAACGCACTTTTTGTAAAAGTGCGAGGTCGATTTTCTATTTACCAATAGATAATTTTAAGATTTGAGATTAGGGTTTTTGGCAAAAATACTGTTCTTTTACATATTTCCCTTGTTTTCCCCTTTATTTTAGCCTTGTCTGGGCGTACCTGCCTCCCGGCAGACTGTTTTTCTTCGTGTTTTTTGCTTGCTTAGGCGGCTTTTCGCAACTTTTCGCACTGCTTCCGTGCCTTCTCCTGCAGCACGTTTCCCAGCTTGTGCAAATTCGCAGCTAACACGCCCATTGCACAATATCTTTTAAAGGCATGCAGCCCTTTGTCCGGACACCTATCCAAGCCGTGATGCTCCAAACGATTGATATCCGATTCTACCGCCGAGTGCTTGTGCCTTAGCTTCTTAAATGTCTTACCCGATTCCTCTTCCTGTTCCGCCTTATTCTTCTTGCCCTTCTTGGGAAGGATTACCTCTGGTATATACAAACTCAGCAACTCTTTATTCTCTTTCTTGTAAAAACCTTTATCAAAACTTATACTCTTTATTGTGCCTTCTCCGTAACGGCTCAACAACCTATCTGCCAATGGAATTACCAACGATACATCCGCCTGTTTTTCTCCTACCACATGGTCCACGATGAAACCCCACTGATCGCTTGCTACCAGAATATTATGTCCCAACTCTACCCTTTTGTTTGACTTGCCTTTGTACAGCCACTCCGTATGCGGCTCAAACAACGAATGAACCTTTTCTGCCGCCGGTATTACCTCATCCCGGATCACCCTTCTCTCCACCAGGTCTATCTGTTTATTCAACATCCCGTGAAAATACTCCAGTGTCCCTATTTTCCCTGCATGCTTGTCTACCTGGTTCGTCGTTAGCACCTTTTCGTAGATGGCTAACAGACTCGCTCCTATCTTTTCACTCAAACCCCTCGATAATTCCAAGTAACTCCTCACATGCTCTTCCTTGTTTTTCCCCCCGCTGCTTGACGCCTTTGCGCTTATCCTCATCAGCTTTTTTAACTCTCTCCTCCAATATTTGCTCTTGCGCCATCCTTTCCCCGCCAGGATGCCTTCCTCTATTGCATCCTCTATCATGTCCAGACTCTTGCGTCCCGCATCCCACAATAAATTCATATCGGTCGGAAAGTGTACATTCGTCTCTAACACATACGTATCCACCTTAATACACAGTCCTTCGTCCTTTTTTTTAACCAACTGATGCCCCGATGATATCACCACTTCATTTATCTGCCTGAGGGTCTCCTCATCCAACAATCTTATATTGTCCTTGATGCTCTGCATCGAAAAAACCTTCGCCTCTCCAAATGCCGTCTCAACCCCCATTATCTGCCTGATAAGTTTGTGATGGTTGGCAAAATCCTCCAACCTGTCATAATCGGCATCTAACCCTAATCTTACCACCGACAACACCAAAATATGCCATAAATCCATCCCATATCTTCCCGTCTTTTTCTTCCCCTTCGTTACCTTCGCCTCTAATATCCGGAATACCTCCTCGTTCAACTCCGGTGTAACATAGATATGTTGCAACGCCCTCAGTATCGGTGGTAGCTCATCTCGACTCTTTATTGGCAGTTTTACCCCTGAAATGGGTATGATGCCAAGCTTCAATTGCTGCTCAAATCTCTTTCTCATCTTCTATCGAATGTCCTTTGGCTAGTGGGTTAATGAACCGAATATTTGGACTCTTTATACCCAGAATCCCTTCATTTTCGCCATATTTTACCCTTTTACCCGAAAAAATTCAATGACTTTCATGAACATTTTTCACCAGCTTCTCCTTACTTTACAGGGCTCTGGGGGGTTTCCGTTCAAACACTACTTACAGTTTGCGTAATGAGTACAAATGGCAAACTTATCCCCTTTTAGGGGTTAACCCAAAGCCACCTGCTCCGCGGGTGGATTCTTTACTTATGCGGGTTATACGATGTATCGCAGAGAGAATACTTCTTAAAAAAGCCAGAGGGTCCCTCACAATCCCCCTCGTAAGGTGGCCAGTGGGTTGTCCTAAAAACCTTGCAGAAAAAAAGTCTCCTTTCATTTCTTTATGCCCTTTGTGTCTTTGTGGTTAGAAAAACGTATCCATGAGTATAGAGATGACATTCCTGAAGTGTCTGTTATCCGTCCGCCAAGCGAGTGGCGTAACCTGCTCGTGCGCATTACCAAGGGATGCAAATGGGACCGATGCCGCTTCTGCGGTATCTATCCCTACCTTGGAGAATCGGGATTTTCCGTTCGGTCGGTGGCAGAAATCGAACGCGATATCGATCTTCTCAGAAGTTATTATCCTAACCCGACTTTCGCAATTCGAGGGGTATGCAACCGGC from Candidatus Brocadia sp. includes these protein-coding regions:
- a CDS encoding IS630 family transposase, which encodes MKDDGRKLSREVLESYRIRAITLRDKMHYSVKEIGEIFGIKYESVSRWFSQYRRGGIEALKERKAKGKARIVNADDLRWLQSVLQNVATKYGFSTPLWTGTYVRILFRREGKVNLDRSTIWRYLVRLGLSFQKPEKRYSQQDMDLVKTWISKEWPEIQKWAQKNRAIIYFEDESGVSLAPVIGKTWAPIGETPVVRVTGKRGGVLAMSAISPSGRMCFRLEKRKVNAQVLMEFLNQISVQHPRRKVAVIMDQAPCHVAKRIKALNEGSSKLRVFHLPPYSPDLNPDEKVWRHMKHVTLKNHQAQNKKQLGRLVIGALRKIQKNPELTKKFFENYLT
- a CDS encoding IS701 family transposase — protein: MGKSTEDSKLIIRGRKISNADIGEVRTLIELNGKQGRTHISRRLAEQWQWKQANGRLKERACRSILQELSRRGLIQLPVVKSSVPRKEARSLERVELDTTAIRGSIGELLPLRIEAVKGHESARMWRHVMRRYHYLGYQVLVGRNTRHLVYSRERLVAALGWQSAVDHLFCRDFMIGWDSQERRRYLDTVSNNSRFLIMPWVEVKHVASQVLSQSIRQLQSDWAEKYDSRLWFLETFVDPSRFRGTCYRAANWIKIGNTKGYRKEYKGFRYHGESKEVYFYVLEPRARQEIKQDKREPLLTREYLLSNRPEPLERERRNAVIVRAPEWSPEVEPGFELSQSDVGKLAEELEVYHRLFEEGFKRVEQKDLSMCYLQGLLSTLDRKSMEPIALKLRGKEKVRNLQRFMGEYKWDEEFVASRHKEEVSRLLSDPDGVVSVDSSEVVKKGKDSVAVARQYCGRLGKIENCQSGVYVAYTSTKGYALLDRRLFVPEKWFGQEYKERRKKCKMPQDLVFKKKPELAHEMIQEVCKSGLFPFRWVTCDTIFGNSPEFLQNLPEHVFYLAEIAKNRKVWMKSEESRDRKKRPSVSVSDIGKDENLAWKLTKLAEGAKGPIVGFTSRVRVYADDPGKAENERWLFLRKEPTTEEITYYFSNASLDTSLEEMTRVCTLRWPIEQSFQEGKSELGMADYEHRSWTAWHRHMTFVFLAQLFLLRIQDVFKKNDSFNITTSTDVAGGRLASYPIR
- a CDS encoding antitoxin family protein; the protein is MVKSVEAIFENGVFKPLEKMDLEEHKKVTIIVTNEPEEIFDTLFLVSMVYDGFSAQEIEDIEKVATDRSRFSRNGD
- a CDS encoding type II toxin-antitoxin system HicB family antitoxin, whose protein sequence is MSEYLIPITIEPLEEGGYLATSHAIQGLIAQGRTIAETLEIARDVARKIVESCIEHHDPLPKELSAKLTHKGKFEIKIPVPLEV
- a CDS encoding IS66 family transposase; this encodes MTIENIDIDATLRKVEKLLSEEKGLSPAIRSMIELLVLVITLLVGRLNRNSRNSSKPPASDPNRTRKSRAKGERKAGGQEGHDGVTLKKVANPDKVEVIKVDRRKYPSGKYRLIGYESRQVFDMKISRVVTEYRAEIVEDAEGSRFVASFPEGVTKAVQYGPDLKAHAVYMSQYQLIPYKRIQEYFEEQMGIPLSEGSLYNFNKDAYESLEAFEGKTKEELVKSEVLQADETSINKNGDRYWLHSASNSLWTHFFPHERRGTEAMDSIGILPQFRGILCHDHLKAYYTYTRCTHALCNAHHLRELEGVWEEDKKQPWAKEMKALLEEINRAVKDAGGLLENGESEKYRQRYRGILQNAEAESPPPDETNRKGKRGRVKRTKARNLLERLREYEGDVLRFMDNKNVPFTNNLAENDIRMTKVQQKISGCFRSLDGAKIFCLIRSYLSTCRKQGVNLSQALRMVFRGKLPDFASS
- a CDS encoding type II toxin-antitoxin system VapC family toxin, which translates into the protein MYPPSLLDTDILSELFKGNSSVKARASEYLREHSRCTISHITQYEILKGLKAKKAQKQIDAFLLFCKANIVLPITDAVILTAADLYATLRGQGTIISDADIIVASIAITNNLVLVTNNINHFSRISSLLPDNWKT
- a CDS encoding ISNCY family transposase encodes the protein MRKRFEQQLKLGIIPISGVKLPIKSRDELPPILRALQHIYVTPELNEEVFRILEAKVTKGKKKTGRYGMDLWHILVLSVVRLGLDADYDRLEDFANHHKLIRQIMGVETAFGEAKVFSMQSIKDNIRLLDEETLRQINEVVISSGHQLVKKKDEGLCIKVDTYVLETNVHFPTDMNLLWDAGRKSLDMIEDAIEEGILAGKGWRKSKYWRRELKKLMRISAKASSSGGKNKEEHVRSYLELSRGLSEKIGASLLAIYEKVLTTNQVDKHAGKIGTLEYFHGMLNKQIDLVERRVIRDEVIPAAEKVHSLFEPHTEWLYKGKSNKRVELGHNILVASDQWGFIVDHVVGEKQADVSLVIPLADRLLSRYGEGTIKSISFDKGFYKKENKELLSLYIPEVILPKKGKKNKAEQEEESGKTFKKLRHKHSAVESDINRLEHHGLDRCPDKGLHAFKRYCAMGVLAANLHKLGNVLQEKARKQCEKLRKAA